A single region of the Eremothecium gossypii ATCC 10895 chromosome V, complete sequence genome encodes:
- the MEH1 gene encoding Meh1p (Syntenic homolog of Saccharomyces cerevisiae YKR007W (MEH1)) — protein sequence MGIVFSCCSEAQDGEHDPLLDNQVAYGSQGNLDEDRQALELELQQKLLEREQELTVIVNNTNDKLIDISMMSNSGIVIQSHDMDEQDADSMPASVFVALDAARIPPEVKAQLAQLHKGVFHAAGTEVDTKDHEPLVVTL from the coding sequence ATGGGTATTGTATTCAGTTGCTGCTCCGAGGCGCAGGACGGCGAGCACGACCCGCTTCTAGACAATCAGGTCGCCTACGGCTCGCAGGGCAACCTCGACGAGGATCGCCAGGCGCTGGAGCTCGAGCTCCAGCAGAAACTGCTGGAGCGCGAGCAGGAGCTCACCGTCATCGTCAACAACACCAACGACAAGCTCATCGACATCAGCATGATGAGCAACAGTGGAATTGTCATCCAGAGCCACGACATGGACGAGCAGGACGCCGACAGCATGCCTGCAAGTGTCTTTGTCGCGCTGGACGCAGCTCGCATTCCGCCAGAAGTGAAGGCTCAGCTGGCCCAACTACACAAGGGTGTATTCCACGCGGCAGGGACCGAGGTAGACACCAAGGACCATGAACCGCTAGTTGTGACACTATAA
- the MRPL13 gene encoding mitochondrial 54S ribosomal protein mL50 MRPL13 (Syntenic homolog of Saccharomyces cerevisiae YKR006C (MRPL13)) — MLCARAPAVARFRALHTGPVTKDLFSWLKRGKSKEEAVEKPADTKELIGKIESGSSGTQSVARKVLKLKLEPSDFVGMDEAQLARQLHRERLEKVQFRRWLSQEKLSKPEELRTLVAAAYETTFGAPGDAAALEQRFPDLRSMFIFAKHMQASTGYIMPDAQLTRLHTPAAVAQWYERNVLTGKLQKFREELPNAIDLSDADLPVNVVVREHVLPKVQRKTLNAVLREVSALETSKAKAALERAKAT, encoded by the coding sequence ATGCTATGCGCCCGGGCCCCCGCTGTGGCGCGTTTCAGAGCACTTCACACTGGCCCTGTCACAAAGGACCTTTTTTCGTGGCTCAAGCGCGGCAAGAGCAAGGAGGAGGCGGTTGAGAAGCCCGCCGACACGAAGGAGCTGATCGGCAAGATCGAGAGCGGGTCCAGCGGTACCCAGAGTGTTGCGCGCAAGGTGCTGAAGCTGAAGCTGGAGCCGAGTGACTTTGTGGGCATGGACGAAgcgcagctggcgcgccagctgcacCGCGAAAGACTGGAGAAGGTGCAGTTCCGCCGCTGGCTGAGCCAGGAGAAGCTGTCCAAGCCCGAGGAGCTTCGCACGCttgtcgccgccgcctATGAGACCACGTTCGGTGCACCCGGGGACGCCGCAGCCCTCGAACAGCGATTTCCGGACTTGCGGTCGATGTTCATCTTTGCCAAGCATATGCAGGCCAGCACCGGGTACATCATGCCTGACGCCCAGCTGACACGCTTGCATACGCCTGCAGCTGTTGCCCAGTGGTACGAGAGAAACGTCCTGACGGGCAAGTTACAGAAGTTCCGCGAGGAGTTGCCGAACGCCATCGACTTATCGGACGCAGATTTACCGGTGAACGTGGTCGTGCGCGAGCATGTTCTGCCAAAGGTTCAGCGCAAGACTCTGAACGCTGTGCTTCGCGAGGTATCTGCGCTGGAGACTTCGAAAGCGAAAGCCGCGCTTGAACGTGCCAAGGCGACCTGA
- a CDS encoding AEL289W-Ap (Syntenic homolog of Saccharomyces cerevisiae YKR005C), translating to MYVLVLLFFLAAGRQAFGQLVDVLDDCPLVYSKLLKLQPNIGGCARGLEECLFGRIMGNTRLCATCLGILDGGEREARCECFQCLLDNFVYGCTRQPCVREAVRGAQRPDAPTSHLRPQRLLPRALLADETLHRQLYSDKYRSVVSVLVDAINSNRGRGNVRCGGSTDGTAGYAMGNWSDAGDDRSSNHSTLDRAATAAEAMNTTYVSRSPSSKGGHAFVVSVAAATLAVFSIFGFSGANSFLRRTTQPHEAPASASSGALTLFGDVDLDYLGDSDIEGEQLEALSVPIPLSGQSSLDMFDALNEARIF from the coding sequence ATGTACGTGCTCGTGCTGCTATTCTTCCTTGCAGCTGGCCGTCAGGCGTTCGGGCAGCTGGTGGATGTACTGGATGACTGTCCGTTGGTGTACAGCAAGCTACTAAAGCTGCAGCCGAACATCGGCGGCTGCGCAAGAGGGCTAGAGGAGTGCCTTTTTGGTAGGATAATGGGGAATACCAGGTTATGTGCTACTTGCTTGGGCATTCTAGATGGCGGAGAAAGAGAGGCCCGCTGCGAATGCTTCCAATGCCTTCTAGACAACTTCGTATATGGCTGCACACGACAGCCATGCGTGCGGGAGGCCGTGAGGGGGGCCCAAAGACCAGATGCCCCAACTAGTCACCTGCGGCCCCAGAGATTGCTGCCacgcgcgctgctggcaGACGAGACGCTGCACCGGCAGCTATATTCAGACAAGTATCGAAGCGTTGTGAGTGTATTGGTTGATGCCATAAACTCAAATCGGGGCCGAGGCAATGTTCGAtgcggcggcagcacaGACGGTACGGCAGGTTACGCCATGGGGAACTGGTCGGACGCTGGTGATGACCGTTCTTCGAATCATTCGACATTAGACAGGGCAGCGACGGCTGCGGAGGCCATGAACACAACCTACGTCTCGCGTTCTCCTTCATCCAAGGGTGGCCATGCTTTTGTTGTATCTGTGGCGGCAGCGACTTTGGCTGTGTTCAGCATCTTCGGGTTCTCCGGCGCCAATAGCTTCCTTCGCAGGACAACGCAGCCACACGAAGCACCGGCATCCGCAAGCTCGGGAGCTCTGACGCTATTTGGCGATGTCGATCTCGACTACCTAGGCGATAGCGATATTGAGGGTGAGCAGCTCGAAGCCCTGAGTGTGCCAATCCCACTGTCCGGCCAGTCTTCCCTGGATATGTTTGACGCGCTCAACGAGGCGCGGATCTTCTAA
- the ECM9 gene encoding Ecm9p (Syntenic homolog of Saccharomyces cerevisiae YKR004C (ECM9)): protein MTLDLTKQLYETITTGEHPNVQLRLQPPQPGYEGIVAIPNDGSTEVVCFQEAFCEIFLECHKIIANCLGDRGGPLPRETFMATVGLLFTSYENRSALNLHERLFLEKMDSSGGTETLDREIRYVEALLTSNIGKLNKSSSLWLWYRKLVLLQREKCSSVGTRVIEVCKRSAELHFANYYCWNTLRWYYDVLEWSHEDVAPVREMVRKFAFSHLRDVSAWDALSYLYSDGGAYTSSDYTRIAQSFGLDAQLKTPLETAVQIRCEKATEVARELIRFIDTCEVCEWNAYRCLYLLLQYSNCNIAELVTQWQQELDSFERNVILVRGYPKLPQLAPGDDILEQKRQKQMMNKKRLLHMVHKAQDGE, encoded by the coding sequence ATGACCCTGGACCTTACAAAGCAACTATATGAGACAATAACTACTGGCGAGCACCCCAATGtgcagctgcggctgcAACCGCCACAGCCTGGTTACGAAGGCATCGTCGCCATCCCAAACGATGGTTCCACCGAAGTTGTATGTTTTCAGGAGGCATTCTGCGAGATCTTCCTAGAATGCCACAAGATCATAGCTAACTGCCTAGGAGACCGTGGGGGCCCGCTACCTCGCGAGACATTCATGGCGACTGTGGGTCTCCTATTTACGTCCTATGAAAACCGCTCCGCATTAAACTTGCACGAGCGCCTCTTCCTGGAGAAGATGGATTCGAGTGGTGGCACGGAGACCCTAGACCGTGAGATAAGATACGTGGAGGCATTGCTGACCTCCAATATCGGTAAACTGAACAAGTCGTCATCCCTTTGGCTATGGTACCGCAAACTGGTATTATTACAGCGTGAAAAGTGCAGCAGTGTGGGCACGCGGGTTATCGAGGTTTGCAAACGATCAGCTGAATTGCATTTTGCTAATTACTACTGCTGGAACACATTACGGTGGTATTATGATGTTCTCGAGTGGAGCCATGAGGATGTAGCGCCGGTCCGTGAGATGGTGCGCAAGTTTGCATTCTCTCACTTGCGCGATGTTTCTGCGTGGGATGCGCTCTCTTACCTATATAGCGATGGAGGAGCGTACACCAGCAGCGACTATACGCGAATTGCCCAGAGTTTTGGCCTAGATGCTCAATTGAAAACTCCGCTCGAGACTGCTGTGCAGATTCGGTGCGAGAAGGCTACAGAAGTGGCGCGCGAGTTGATTAGATTCATCGATACCTGCGAGGTGTGCGAGTGGAACGCCTATCGTTGTCTCTACCTTTTGCTACAGTACAGCAATTGCAACATAGCGGAACTAGTTACCCAATGGCAACAAGAGCTTGACAGTTTTGAACGTAATGTGATACTTGTCCGCGGTTATCCTAAACTTCCCCAGCTAGCACCGGGCGACGACATCCTGGAACAAAAGAGACAGAAACAAATGATGAATAAAAAGAGACTGTTACACATGGTTCACAAAGCTCAGGATGGGGAATAG
- the OSH6 gene encoding oxysterol-binding protein OSH6 (Syntenic homolog of Saccharomyces cerevisiae YHR001W (OSH7) and YKR003W (OSH6)) codes for MVISKALKNLGGYAGLTAGPEVERGVSSAANAQAPASSQGGQVLDTDDIDENDESGQNILMSIISQLKPGSDLTRITLPTFILEKKSMLERITNQLQYPNILLDAHAEKDELLRFVKVVKWYLSAWHIAPKAVKKPLNPVLGEYFTAYWDLPNKQQAFYIAEQTSHHPPKSLYFYMIPESNIRVDGATIPRSKFLGNSTAAVMEGLSVLQFLDIIDPRTGKPEKYTLTQPNMYARGILFGKMRLELGDHMLIKGPRFHVDIEFKTKGFISGTYDAIEGVVKDYNDKSYYEITGKWNDVMHIRDLRVKGAPVEVFFDVHSSVPLKPKVRPIEEQGEYESRRLWKPVTDALAIRDHKVATDEKFKIEDYQRTLAKRRAEEGVEFHPKLFRPVKPGSDLEFYIYKNIPEGDDPEQQIKSILEIAPILPGQAFTEKFSIPAYEKHELQKRESL; via the coding sequence ATGGTTATCTCGAAGGCGCTCAAGAACTTGGGGGGCTATGCTGGGCTGACGGCTGGGCCGGAGGTAGAACGCGGGGTTTCTAGTGCGGCCAACGCGCAGGCGCCCGCATCATCGCAGGGCGGACAGGTGCTAGACACGGATGATATAGATGAGAACGACGAGTCTGGGCAGAATATTCTTATGAGTATCATCTCGCAGCTGAAACCGGGGTCTGACCTAACGCGGATCACGTTGCCCACATTTATCCTCGAGAAGAAGTCTATGCTGGAGCGAATTACAAACCAGCTGCAATACCCAAACATCCTGTTAGATGCTCACGCAGAGAAGGACGAGTTACTGCGGTTTGTGAAAGTAGTCAAGTGGTACCTGTCGGCATGGCATATTGCTCCGAAGGCAGTCAAGAAGCCGCTGAACCCAGTATTGGGCGAGTACTTTACAGCCTATTGGGACCTACCGAACAAACAACAGGCTTTCTATATAGCGGAGCAGACAAGCCATCACCCTCCGAAGAGTCTCTATTTTTATATGATCCCGGAATCTAATATTCGAGTGGATGGCGCTACAATCCCAAGATCCAAATTCCTAGGAAACTCCACGGCGGCAGTGATGGAGGGTCTATCTGTACTCCAATTTTTGGATATTATTGATCCCCGGACTGGGAAGCCCGAAAAGTACACACTCACACAGCCGAACATGTATGCTCGAGGAATTTTGTTTGGGAAGATGCGGTTAGAGCTGGGTGACCACATGTTAATTAAGGGTCCTCGCTTCCACGTAGACATAGAGTTCAAAACGAAGGGCTTCATATCCGGGACGTACGATGCCATAGAGGGTGTGGTCAAGGATTACAACGATAAAAGCTACTATGAAATTACAGGAAAATGGAACGATGTGATGCACATTCGGGATTTGCGAGTCAAAGGCGCACCTGTTGAAGTTTTCTTTGATGTTCATAGTAGTGTGCCGCTGAAGCCAAAGGTGCGCCCTATAGAAGAGCAGGGCGAGTACGAATCCAGAAGACTGTGGAAGCCGGTAACAGACGCCCTGGCTATCCGTGACCACAAGGTTGCGACCGACGAGAAATTTAAAATTGAAGATTACCAGAGGACTTTAGCTAAGAGGAGAGCTGAGGAGGGGGTAGAATTTCATCCAAAACTATTCCGCCCTGTAAAGCCTGGTTCAGACTTAGAGTTCTACATCTACAAAAATATCCCTGAAGGTGATGATCCAGAGCAGCAGATCAAGTCTATCCTCGAAATTGCGCCGATATTACCTGGTCAGGCGTTCACAGAAAAATTTAGCATACCTGCTTATGAGAAGCATGAGTTGCAAAAGCGAGAGAGCCTCTGA